One Vicugna pacos chromosome 12, VicPac4, whole genome shotgun sequence genomic window carries:
- the C12H22orf23 gene encoding UPF0193 protein EVG1 isoform X3 — protein MMKESKLTNFQQRHIMDTMKRGDPLPLQCSPASSQRVLPSKQPASAIYLPPIMAARSHLRPASKCQANGAYSREQFKPQATRDLEKEKRRLQSIFATGKEPEERKSKPPPVRQEDPAPEPDRFEELVKEIQERKEFLADMEALGQGRRYRGIILTEISQKLQEMEDIDHKRSEELRKALATTLSVSRGAGSPASTTGTPTPLPNRVTPRSAQPPWPSAMSNGCIALPLPRVPQTETAP, from the exons ATGATGAAAGAATCCAAACTGACTAACTTCCAACAGCGCCACATCATGGACACCATGAAAC GAGGAGACCCTCTCCCTCTACAGTGCAGCCCAGCTTCCAGCCAGAGGGTCTTGCCTTCCAAGCAGCCAGCCTCGGCCATCTACCTGCCTCCCATCATGGCAGCTCGGTCCCACCTCCGGCCTGCCAGCAAGTGCCAGGCCAACGGGGCCTACAGCCGGGAGCAGTTCAAGCCTCAAGCCACCC GAGATCTGGAGAAGGAAAAGCGAAGACTGCAAAGTATCTTTGCCACCGGGAAGGAGCCAGAGGAACGGAAAAGCAAGCCCCCTCCTGTGCGACAGGAGGACCCAGCCCCGGAGCCGGACCGCTTTGAAGAAC TGGTGAAGGAAATCCAGGAGAGGAAAGAATTCCTGGCTGACAtggaagccctggggcagggCAGACGGTACCGAGGGATCATCCTCACTGAAATCTCCCAG aaactacAGGAAATGGAAGACATTGACCACAAGAGGAGTGAGGAACTTAGGAAGGCTCTGGCCACCACTTTATCTGTCTCCAGAGGGGCGGGAAGCCCAGCCTCCACCACTGGAACACCCACCCCCTTGCCAAACAGGGTCACCCCCAGGTCAGCCCAGCCACCCTGGCCTTCAGCCATGTCAAATGGCTGTATAGCACTGCCCCTGCCTAGGGTACCCCAGACAGAGACAGCACCCTAG
- the C12H22orf23 gene encoding UPF0193 protein EVG1 isoform X2, whose product MASTGFWRCPKPATYTPGTCELLRVMMKESKLTNFQQRHIMDTMKRGDPLPLQCSPASSQRVLPSKQPASAIYLPPIMAARSHLRPASKCQANGAYSREQFKPQATRDLEKEKRRLQSIFATGKEPEERKSKPPPVRQEDPAPEPDRFEELVKEIQERKEFLADMEALGQGRRYRGIILTEISQKLQEMEDIDHKRSEELRKALATTLSVSRGAGSPASTTGTPTPLPNRVTPRSAQPPWPSAMSNGCIALPLPRVPQTETAP is encoded by the exons ATGGCTTCAACGGGGTTCTGGCGCTGCCCCAAGCCGGCCACTTACACCCCAGGGACCTGTGAGCTGCTCAGAG TGATGATGAAAGAATCCAAACTGACTAACTTCCAACAGCGCCACATCATGGACACCATGAAAC GAGGAGACCCTCTCCCTCTACAGTGCAGCCCAGCTTCCAGCCAGAGGGTCTTGCCTTCCAAGCAGCCAGCCTCGGCCATCTACCTGCCTCCCATCATGGCAGCTCGGTCCCACCTCCGGCCTGCCAGCAAGTGCCAGGCCAACGGGGCCTACAGCCGGGAGCAGTTCAAGCCTCAAGCCACCC GAGATCTGGAGAAGGAAAAGCGAAGACTGCAAAGTATCTTTGCCACCGGGAAGGAGCCAGAGGAACGGAAAAGCAAGCCCCCTCCTGTGCGACAGGAGGACCCAGCCCCGGAGCCGGACCGCTTTGAAGAAC TGGTGAAGGAAATCCAGGAGAGGAAAGAATTCCTGGCTGACAtggaagccctggggcagggCAGACGGTACCGAGGGATCATCCTCACTGAAATCTCCCAG aaactacAGGAAATGGAAGACATTGACCACAAGAGGAGTGAGGAACTTAGGAAGGCTCTGGCCACCACTTTATCTGTCTCCAGAGGGGCGGGAAGCCCAGCCTCCACCACTGGAACACCCACCCCCTTGCCAAACAGGGTCACCCCCAGGTCAGCCCAGCCACCCTGGCCTTCAGCCATGTCAAATGGCTGTATAGCACTGCCCCTGCCTAGGGTACCCCAGACAGAGACAGCACCCTAG
- the C12H22orf23 gene encoding UPF0193 protein EVG1 isoform X1, which translates to MRRAACSRYHGSRSSKSQALVAEIGEVFLRGASAGAAAETWLRSPELSSLLMMKESKLTNFQQRHIMDTMKRGDPLPLQCSPASSQRVLPSKQPASAIYLPPIMAARSHLRPASKCQANGAYSREQFKPQATRDLEKEKRRLQSIFATGKEPEERKSKPPPVRQEDPAPEPDRFEELVKEIQERKEFLADMEALGQGRRYRGIILTEISQKLQEMEDIDHKRSEELRKALATTLSVSRGAGSPASTTGTPTPLPNRVTPRSAQPPWPSAMSNGCIALPLPRVPQTETAP; encoded by the exons ATGCGTCGAGCGGCGTGTTCGCGTTACCATGGTAGCCGGAGCAGCAAGTCGCAGGCTCTAGTTGCAGAGATCGGAGAAGTATTTCTGCGGGGCGCCAGCGCAGGTGCAGCTGCAGAGACGTGGTTACGATCTCCGGAGCTCAGCAGCCTCT TGATGATGAAAGAATCCAAACTGACTAACTTCCAACAGCGCCACATCATGGACACCATGAAAC GAGGAGACCCTCTCCCTCTACAGTGCAGCCCAGCTTCCAGCCAGAGGGTCTTGCCTTCCAAGCAGCCAGCCTCGGCCATCTACCTGCCTCCCATCATGGCAGCTCGGTCCCACCTCCGGCCTGCCAGCAAGTGCCAGGCCAACGGGGCCTACAGCCGGGAGCAGTTCAAGCCTCAAGCCACCC GAGATCTGGAGAAGGAAAAGCGAAGACTGCAAAGTATCTTTGCCACCGGGAAGGAGCCAGAGGAACGGAAAAGCAAGCCCCCTCCTGTGCGACAGGAGGACCCAGCCCCGGAGCCGGACCGCTTTGAAGAAC TGGTGAAGGAAATCCAGGAGAGGAAAGAATTCCTGGCTGACAtggaagccctggggcagggCAGACGGTACCGAGGGATCATCCTCACTGAAATCTCCCAG aaactacAGGAAATGGAAGACATTGACCACAAGAGGAGTGAGGAACTTAGGAAGGCTCTGGCCACCACTTTATCTGTCTCCAGAGGGGCGGGAAGCCCAGCCTCCACCACTGGAACACCCACCCCCTTGCCAAACAGGGTCACCCCCAGGTCAGCCCAGCCACCCTGGCCTTCAGCCATGTCAAATGGCTGTATAGCACTGCCCCTGCCTAGGGTACCCCAGACAGAGACAGCACCCTAG